The nucleotide window CAAAGTCACCGATCAAAACGAAAGAGGTCTGACCGTACAAACTGCTGACGGCCAACAAACCATTTCTAAATCACAAATCCTAAAAGTAATTTATAAAGATGTAACTGAGCAAGAGGCAGAAAAGATTCGAATCGCAGAAGAAAAGAAACTACGAGAGAAAGAAGAAAAAGATAAAGCCAGATTAGAAAAGGAACGGTTACTTGCGGAAGCAAAAGAACAAAAACGTTTAGAAGAAGAAGCAAAAATCGCGGAACAAACGAGACTCGCCGAAGAAAAAAATAAAGAAACATTAGCAGAAAAGGAAGCAAGGGCAGAAGCAGAGTGGCTTGCAACGAGAAAACTCGGACCTTCTCCTGCTGCAACTCAATGTGGCGGTCGTTTAGCCATTATTTGGCGATCAGCACTAATCCCTGGATGGGGTCAATTATGCGGCGGATCGAAAGTATCTGCGGGGACATTTAGCACCTTATTTTTTGGTACCTTAGTTTTTACCTTAGGACCACTACGTACAGAAGAACAAAACGCCAAATCCCATTACGATACCATGATTTTACTCAACCAAATAGGAGGGCCAGGCACAAGACTCAACGCACAAAACATCAGTTTGCCCTCCGAATTTTTCCAAGTTTTTGCCGAATCATCGATCGCTGAAGATTTCATTGCCAAAAGCAGAGAAAATGCAAAAAGCTCCAATACAAAATACTTAGCGGGACTGGGCACAGCAAGTATCCTCTATATCACAAATTTAGTTCATGCCTACATGATCGGAAAAGACAGGTATCCAGATAGGCCCACCGTCAGTACAGGTGGAAAACAAATCAAAGAAGGTTTGGACTTTGAGACGAGTTGGGACAGACCATACTCGATTACTGGAATTCGACCGCAGACAAATGCCGTTTATGCGGAAATCCGTTATTCATTTTTATTCTAAGGAGATTTTTATGAAAAAGATATTCACCACACTACTCATCCTTCTCTCCTTCCATTGTAAAATTTTTAAACCTTCCGATTTGGACCCTTCACAAGATTTGGGCACCTTACAGACATTATTACGGTATCTTGCTTTAGCCGATGCTTTTAATACCTATAGCCAAACCGTTGCCTTTATGAAATTTACAGATTCCAATGGCACTCCTTATGTAAATGGTATTGTTGAATATTTTGTTTTTAATGAAGCCGATGAAAATGGGGTTCCAGTTTCACCCTTCGGAGAATCAGGCAATATCCAACCATATACGGTTACTTTGGATACTTATGGCAG belongs to Leptospira wolbachii serovar Codice str. CDC and includes:
- a CDS encoding LA_0442/LA_0875 N-terminal domain-containing protein; this encodes MKRSTFLIILLLLSFPLLAVNTVILKNGKTLKGKVTDQNERGLTVQTADGQQTISKSQILKVIYKDVTEQEAEKIRIAEEKKLREKEEKDKARLEKERLLAEAKEQKRLEEEAKIAEQTRLAEEKNKETLAEKEARAEAEWLATRKLGPSPAATQCGGRLAIIWRSALIPGWGQLCGGSKVSAGTFSTLFFGTLVFTLGPLRTEEQNAKSHYDTMILLNQIGGPGTRLNAQNISLPSEFFQVFAESSIAEDFIAKSRENAKSSNTKYLAGLGTASILYITNLVHAYMIGKDRYPDRPTVSTGGKQIKEGLDFETSWDRPYSITGIRPQTNAVYAEIRYSFLF